One segment of Thamnophis elegans isolate rThaEle1 chromosome 16, rThaEle1.pri, whole genome shotgun sequence DNA contains the following:
- the RAB14 gene encoding ras-related protein Rab-14 — translation MATAPYNYSYIFKYIIIGDMGVGKSCLLHQFTEKKFMADCPHTIGVEFGTRIIEVSGQKIKLQIWDTAGQERFRAVTRSYYRGAAGALMVYDITRRSTYNHLSSWLTDARNLTNPNTVIILIGNKADLEAQRDVTYEEAKQFAEENGLLFLEASAKTGENVEDAFLEAAKKIYQNIQDGSLDLNAAESGVQHKPSAPQGGRLTSEPQPQREGCGC, via the exons ATGGCAACTGCACCTTACAACTATTCCTACATCTTTAAATACATCATTATCG GTGATATGGGTGTAGGAAAGTCCTGCTTGCTCCATCAGTTTACAGAAAAGAAGT TTATGGCAGACTGCCCCCATACAATTGGAGTCGAGTTTGGTACCAGGATAATTGAAGTTAGCGGCCAGAAAATTAAGCTGCAGATCTGGGACACGGCGGGACAAGAGAGATTCAGAGCTGTCACACGGAGCTACTACAGAGGTGCTGCAGGAGCCCTTATGGTTTATGATATCACTAG AAGAAGTACGTATAACCATTTAAGCAGCTGGCTGACGGACGCAAGGAATCTAACTAACCCAAATACT GTGATCATccttataggaaacaaagcagATCTGGAAGCCCAGAGAGATGTGACATATGAGGAAGCCAAACAATTTGCTGAAGAGAACG GTTTGCTGTTCCTTGAAGCGAGTGCAAAAAC AGGCGAGAACGTGGAAGATGCGTTCCTAGAAGCCGCCAAGAAAATCTACCAGAATATCCAAGACGGGAGCCTGGACCTGAACGCAGCAGAGTCAGGGGTACAGCACAAGCCTTCGGCTCCACAGGGCGGGCGGCTAACCAGCGAACCCCAGCCCCAAAGAGAAGGCTGCGGCTGCTAG